One genomic region from Deltaproteobacteria bacterium encodes:
- a CDS encoding AAA family ATPase, with protein sequence MIRRRTPAVPHAVDAAFPRRPGHWRPGPAGWTGRWDGYCDKREKRLPTRASDASLHRCGWSGEAVRLPAGSGQRKDAAAVWARVCETVRSRVGERNFTTWVAPLRSSWAPEGFALAAPDPVTRDRVARHFLATIEEALTDALGERYPVRLGVVAARPSLPIRAMSPSTGHTFDTFVVGDSNGDAHAAARALLATRDPAPLFLWGPSGVGKTHLLHAVFHALDAAGTPAACLSAAELVAAMVAAYEAGAPERFWRDLTPLGGLLLDDIHSIEGREVTQERLLDGLTDWAQARRLLVITSDRAPSDTPALARRLQERVRGSVAARIERPEPALRLAILRQKAQALGLVLEPQLAARVASAFGDNVRRLEGALNRLLAHARLSGRQIDAELAAEVLAELRPRPPSVLTVDDVIAATAASFHTTARRLRGRKRSADLLLPRRVAMYVARQLLGWPFAELGVAFGRDHTTVLQAWRVVSARRQTDPSLAARLERIEQRLGAGAS encoded by the coding sequence GTGATCCGCCGGCGCACCCCGGCGGTCCCCCACGCTGTCGATGCCGCGTTTCCGCGCCGCCCTGGCCATTGGCGGCCCGGGCCGGCGGGCTGGACCGGACGGTGGGATGGCTACTGCGACAAGCGGGAGAAGCGCCTGCCTACACGAGCGAGTGACGCGAGTCTCCACAGGTGTGGATGGAGCGGGGAAGCCGTGAGGTTGCCGGCCGGCTCGGGACAGCGAAAGGACGCGGCGGCGGTCTGGGCGCGGGTCTGCGAGACTGTCCGTAGCCGGGTGGGCGAGCGGAACTTCACCACCTGGGTCGCGCCGCTGCGCTCGAGCTGGGCACCCGAGGGCTTCGCCCTCGCCGCGCCCGATCCGGTCACGCGCGACCGCGTGGCACGTCACTTCCTCGCCACGATCGAGGAGGCACTGACCGACGCGCTCGGCGAGCGCTACCCGGTGCGGCTCGGTGTGGTGGCCGCACGCCCGTCCCTCCCCATCCGCGCGATGTCGCCCAGCACGGGCCACACCTTCGACACCTTCGTCGTCGGCGACAGCAACGGGGACGCCCACGCCGCCGCGCGCGCCCTCCTCGCGACGCGCGATCCCGCACCCCTCTTCCTCTGGGGGCCCTCGGGGGTCGGCAAGACGCACCTCCTGCACGCGGTCTTCCACGCGCTCGACGCGGCTGGCACCCCGGCCGCGTGCCTGTCCGCCGCCGAGCTGGTCGCCGCCATGGTGGCCGCCTACGAGGCCGGCGCCCCCGAGCGCTTCTGGCGCGACCTGACCCCCCTCGGAGGCCTGCTGCTCGACGACATCCATTCCATCGAGGGGCGCGAGGTCACCCAGGAGCGCCTGCTCGACGGCCTGACCGACTGGGCACAGGCCCGGCGCTTGCTCGTGATCACCTCGGACCGTGCGCCGAGCGACACGCCGGCGCTGGCCCGACGCCTGCAGGAGCGGGTCCGGGGGAGCGTGGCGGCGCGGATCGAACGGCCCGAGCCGGCGCTCCGGCTGGCGATCCTCCGCCAGAAGGCGCAGGCCCTCGGCCTCGTCCTCGAGCCGCAGCTCGCGGCACGCGTGGCGAGCGCCTTCGGCGACAACGTGCGCCGGCTCGAGGGCGCCCTCAACCGGCTCCTCGCTCACGCCCGCCTGAGCGGCCGGCAGATCGACGCGGAGCTCGCCGCCGAGGTCCTGGCCGAGCTGCGCCCGCGCCCGCCCTCCGTCCTCACGGTGGACGACGTCATCGCCGCCACGGCGGCGAGCTTCCACACCACGGCCCGGCGGCTGCGAGGGCGCAAGCGCAGCGCCGATCTCCTGCTGCCGCGCCGCGTCGCCATGTATGTCGCGCGCCAGCTGCTCGGCTGGCCGTTCGCCGAGCTGGGCGTGGCCTTCGGACGCGATCACACGACCGTGCTGCAGGCCTGGCGGGTGGTGAGCGCCCGGCGCCAGACGGACCCGTCTCTCGCCGCCAGGCTGGAGCGAATCGAGCAACGACTCGGGGCCGGCGCATCCTGA
- a CDS encoding DUF1957 domain-containing protein, with protein sequence MPQASLAFVLHAHLPFVRHPAHEDFLEERWLAEAITETYIPLLEMLGALARDRVPVRLTLSLSPPLLAMLADHLLRRRYLRHLDRLVELAEKEERRTRADERFHSVAEMYLARFWRARTIFLDEWGQDLIAAFRSCQERGLVEIITCAATHGFLPLLAVTPGAVRAQIEVAVAEYRRFLGRTPEGFWLPECAYEPGLDAELARLGVRYFFVDTHGIAHATPRPVYGVYAPVACDSGVAAFGRDPDSSKQVWSAEEGYPGDSWYRDFYRDIGFDLDYDYVRPYLPPTGQRILTGLKYHRITGKSDMKEAYEVARARERLEAHAADFVEARVRQAAWLARAMDRPPIIVCPYDAELFGHWWFEGPWWLEAVLRRLATTPELRAASPGDDLARHPTLQRATPAASTWGWKGYNEVWLAGENDWLYRHLHATADRLHALCRSYPSADERTRRALTQALRELFLAQASDWAFMMSRATTVEYAVRRSKDHLLRCQELCAQIERGAVDDLRLAQLEDTDNLFPTLDYRVFV encoded by the coding sequence ATGCCCCAGGCCAGCCTCGCTTTCGTCCTGCACGCCCACCTGCCCTTCGTGCGCCACCCGGCGCACGAGGACTTCCTCGAGGAGCGCTGGCTCGCCGAGGCGATCACCGAGACCTACATCCCGCTGCTCGAGATGCTGGGGGCGCTCGCGCGCGACCGCGTCCCCGTGCGGCTGACGCTCTCGCTCAGCCCGCCCCTCCTCGCCATGCTCGCCGACCACCTGCTGCGCAGGCGGTATCTCCGGCACCTCGACCGGCTGGTCGAGCTGGCCGAGAAGGAGGAGCGCCGCACGCGCGCCGACGAGCGCTTCCACAGCGTGGCGGAGATGTACCTCGCACGCTTCTGGCGCGCGCGCACGATCTTCCTCGATGAGTGGGGCCAGGACCTGATCGCCGCCTTCCGCTCCTGCCAGGAGCGCGGCCTCGTCGAGATCATCACCTGCGCCGCCACGCACGGCTTCCTCCCCTTGCTCGCCGTGACCCCCGGAGCGGTCCGGGCGCAGATCGAGGTCGCTGTCGCCGAGTACCGCCGCTTCCTCGGGCGGACCCCCGAGGGCTTCTGGCTCCCCGAGTGCGCGTACGAGCCCGGGCTCGACGCCGAGCTCGCTCGCCTCGGCGTGCGCTACTTCTTCGTCGACACGCACGGGATCGCGCACGCCACGCCCCGGCCCGTGTACGGCGTCTACGCTCCCGTCGCCTGCGACTCGGGCGTGGCGGCCTTCGGGCGCGACCCCGACAGCTCGAAGCAGGTGTGGAGCGCGGAGGAGGGCTACCCGGGCGATTCCTGGTACCGCGACTTCTACCGCGACATCGGCTTCGACCTCGACTACGACTACGTGCGCCCCTATCTCCCGCCCACCGGGCAGCGCATCCTGACCGGCCTCAAGTACCACCGCATCACCGGCAAGAGCGACATGAAGGAGGCCTACGAGGTCGCGCGCGCGCGCGAGCGGCTCGAGGCGCACGCGGCGGACTTCGTCGAGGCCCGCGTGCGCCAGGCGGCGTGGCTGGCGCGGGCGATGGACCGGCCGCCGATCATCGTCTGCCCCTACGACGCCGAGCTCTTCGGCCACTGGTGGTTCGAGGGGCCGTGGTGGCTCGAGGCGGTCCTGCGCCGCCTCGCCACCACGCCGGAGCTGCGCGCCGCGAGCCCGGGCGACGACCTCGCCCGCCATCCCACCCTGCAGCGCGCCACGCCGGCCGCCTCCACCTGGGGCTGGAAGGGCTACAACGAGGTCTGGCTCGCGGGCGAGAACGACTGGCTCTACCGCCACCTCCACGCCACCGCGGACCGCCTGCACGCGCTCTGCCGGAGCTACCCGAGCGCCGACGAGCGCACGCGCCGCGCGCTCACCCAGGCGCTGCGCGAGCTCTTCCTCGCCCAGGCGAGCGACTGGGCCTTCATGATGTCGCGGGCGACGACCGTCGAGTACGCCGTGCGACGGAGCAAGGATCACCTGCTGCGCTGCCAGGAGCTGTGCGCGCAGATCGAGCGCGGGGCGGTCGACGACCTGCGCCTCGCCCAGCTCGAGGACACCGACAACCTCTTCCCCACCCTCGACTACCGCGTCTTCGTGTGA
- a CDS encoding DUF4912 domain-containing protein, which translates to MTHPIAAGTIHDMIAEGLSAGLELVGGWLDLGGNAVRRVGARVLDPLARLAGWGRAKRAAVGERPPADKPSPGETPPQSQVEEAKYYLGPAHEPAAGWADRESGELPRAYGRDRIVLLPRDPWWVFTYWEITPATRVQALRALGTEAEGARELLRVYDVTFITFTGDNAWRSFDVELPPGADHWYLNVGRPAASYCVEIGLASALGRFLPLARSNAVTTPRATPSPDTTVRWVDLAAGSVQETARAGDATPLPSALTESAGAEPVDGPPRSSDAHTPRRAN; encoded by the coding sequence TTGACCCACCCCATCGCCGCGGGTACGATCCACGATATGATCGCGGAGGGACTCAGCGCCGGGCTCGAGCTCGTGGGCGGCTGGCTCGACTTGGGCGGCAACGCGGTGCGCAGGGTCGGGGCTCGGGTGCTCGATCCGCTCGCCCGCCTGGCCGGCTGGGGTCGCGCGAAGCGCGCGGCGGTGGGGGAGCGGCCCCCCGCGGACAAGCCGAGCCCCGGCGAGACGCCCCCGCAGTCCCAGGTCGAGGAGGCGAAGTACTACCTTGGCCCGGCACACGAGCCGGCGGCGGGCTGGGCCGACCGCGAGAGCGGCGAGCTGCCGCGTGCGTATGGCCGCGACCGCATCGTGCTCCTGCCGCGCGACCCATGGTGGGTGTTCACCTACTGGGAGATCACCCCTGCCACGCGCGTCCAGGCGCTGCGCGCCCTCGGCACCGAGGCGGAGGGCGCGCGCGAGCTGCTGCGCGTCTACGACGTCACCTTCATCACCTTCACCGGCGACAACGCGTGGCGGTCCTTCGACGTCGAGCTGCCGCCGGGCGCCGACCATTGGTACCTGAACGTCGGGCGGCCCGCGGCGTCGTACTGCGTGGAGATCGGTCTCGCCAGCGCCCTTGGGCGCTTTCTCCCGCTTGCCCGCTCGAACGCGGTGACCACGCCGCGCGCCACCCCCTCTCCCGACACCACGGTGCGCTGGGTCGACCTCGCCGCGGGAAGCGTGCAGGAGACCGCCCGCGCCGGGGACGCGACCCCGCTGCCGAGCGCGCTCACCGAGAGCGCCGGCGCCGAGCCCGTCGACGGCCCGCCGCGCTCTAGCGACGCGCACACGCCGCGCAGGGCCAACTGA
- a CDS encoding PTS sugar transporter subunit IIA has translation MSFVARLRPALIRVAPPWRTFEETIAGLVAVLAGERLLPAAAAPTAIQAVTAREAASSTALLDIHAGVPHARLPGVTEPVAALATSPHGLYEAVPTVPIQVVALVLSPPAATAQHLTILAGIATLLRSPELRAGLLAARDADEALRILRAHAGGPRLSHS, from the coding sequence ATGAGCTTCGTCGCCCGCCTCCGCCCCGCGCTGATCCGCGTCGCCCCGCCGTGGCGGACGTTCGAGGAGACGATCGCGGGCCTGGTGGCGGTGCTCGCGGGCGAGCGTCTACTGCCCGCCGCTGCCGCACCCACCGCCATCCAGGCCGTGACGGCGCGCGAGGCCGCGTCCTCGACCGCCCTCCTCGACATCCATGCGGGTGTCCCGCATGCTCGCCTTCCCGGCGTCACCGAGCCGGTCGCCGCCCTGGCGACCTCCCCCCACGGCCTCTACGAGGCCGTGCCGACGGTCCCGATCCAGGTGGTCGCGCTGGTGTTGTCGCCGCCGGCGGCGACCGCGCAGCACCTGACGATCCTGGCCGGCATCGCGACGCTGCTCCGCTCCCCGGAGCTGCGCGCCGGGCTGCTCGCCGCGCGCGACGCCGACGAGGCGCTGCGCATCCTCCGCGCGCACGCCGGGGGCCCGCGCCTCTCGCATTCCTAG
- a CDS encoding sulfite exporter TauE/SafE family protein, producing MQAVLALMVGFVGGGLGGLIGLGGGFIMVPLLVYLFHMSQHDAQGTSLAVLLPPVGFLSVLQYWRAGHVDVPVALWAAGGFLVGGYAGGGLAQLLAETALRRVFALFLMVAALDLLRR from the coding sequence ATGCAAGCGGTGCTCGCGTTGATGGTCGGGTTCGTGGGCGGCGGGCTGGGCGGGCTGATCGGGCTCGGCGGTGGCTTCATCATGGTCCCGCTGCTCGTCTATCTCTTCCACATGTCGCAGCACGACGCCCAGGGGACCTCGCTCGCCGTGCTCCTCCCGCCGGTCGGCTTCCTCTCGGTGCTGCAGTACTGGCGCGCCGGACACGTCGACGTCCCGGTGGCCCTGTGGGCCGCCGGGGGCTTCCTCGTCGGCGGCTACGCGGGCGGCGGTCTCGCGCAGTTGCTGGCCGAGACGGCGCTCCGGCGGGTGTTCGCCCTCTTTCTGATGGTCGCGGCCCTCGACCTGTTGCGGCGCTGA
- the pfkA gene encoding 6-phosphofructokinase produces the protein MRRIGLMTSGGDAPGMNAAIRAVVRHALGRSLEVVGIRRGYAGLLVGELLPLTRAGVANIIQRGGTILGTSRSPEFYQPGGRARAAAVLRGAGIEALVVVGGEGTLHGATLLAAEHGVAIAGVPGTIDNDVYGTDFTIGFDTAVNTALEAIDRIRDTAASHERLFLVEVMGRTCGEIALGVGVAGGAEDVLIPEQPTDLDTLGAELKRSWERGKRSSIIVVAESGKEGHVFTVADRVRALTGLEPRVCVFGHIQRGGTPTARDRILASRLGTAAVDIVLDGGGMMAGEAGGRVVRVPLRDTWEKRRALAADLLALVRDLV, from the coding sequence GTGCGCCGGATCGGGCTCATGACCAGCGGCGGCGACGCGCCGGGCATGAACGCGGCGATCCGCGCCGTGGTGCGCCACGCCCTCGGCCGCTCGCTGGAGGTGGTGGGCATCCGGCGCGGCTATGCCGGGCTGCTCGTGGGCGAGCTCCTCCCCCTCACCCGCGCCGGGGTCGCCAACATCATCCAGCGCGGTGGCACGATCCTCGGCACCTCGCGCTCGCCGGAGTTCTACCAGCCCGGGGGCCGGGCACGCGCCGCGGCCGTGCTGCGCGGCGCCGGCATCGAGGCGCTGGTCGTCGTCGGCGGCGAAGGGACGCTCCACGGCGCGACCCTCCTCGCCGCCGAGCACGGCGTCGCGATCGCCGGCGTGCCGGGAACGATCGACAACGACGTCTACGGCACCGACTTCACGATCGGCTTCGACACCGCCGTGAACACGGCCCTGGAGGCGATCGACCGCATCCGCGACACGGCCGCGTCGCACGAGCGGCTCTTCCTGGTCGAGGTGATGGGGCGCACGTGCGGCGAGATCGCGCTCGGGGTGGGCGTGGCCGGCGGGGCGGAGGACGTGCTCATCCCCGAGCAGCCGACCGACCTCGACACGCTCGGCGCCGAGCTCAAGCGGAGCTGGGAGCGCGGCAAGCGGAGCAGCATCATCGTGGTGGCGGAGAGCGGGAAGGAGGGCCACGTGTTCACGGTCGCCGATCGCGTGCGCGCCCTGACGGGCCTCGAGCCGCGCGTCTGCGTCTTCGGCCACATCCAGCGGGGCGGCACGCCCACCGCGCGCGACCGCATCCTGGCCAGCCGGCTCGGCACCGCCGCGGTCGACATCGTGCTCGACGGCGGCGGCATGATGGCGGGGGAGGCGGGCGGCCGGGTGGTGCGGGTGCCGCTCCGCGACACGTGGGAGAAGAGGCGCGCCCTGGCGGCCGACCTGCTGGCGCTGGTGCGGGACCTGGTGTGA
- a CDS encoding GNAT family N-acetyltransferase: MGEEARPGGRPAGAGAGPGVSDDALADYPKTVVLKDGAHLVLRPLGAAEQGALGRVLAHAAPVERFAPDAEPVILACDGERVVAAAALERGAPEVARLSVVIDPEYRGRRLGTWLVLDAVHLAAALGVERLEATLHPEDTAYLAALERLDFAVDPARRSPSGAVLVKRLHRGWTDF, translated from the coding sequence GTGGGAGAAGAGGCGCGCCCTGGCGGCCGACCTGCTGGCGCTGGTGCGGGACCTGGTGTGAGCGACGACGCGCTCGCCGACTACCCGAAGACCGTCGTCCTGAAGGACGGGGCGCATCTCGTGCTGCGCCCGCTGGGTGCCGCCGAGCAGGGCGCGCTCGGCAGGGTCCTCGCCCATGCGGCGCCCGTGGAGCGCTTCGCGCCCGACGCCGAGCCCGTGATCCTCGCCTGTGACGGCGAGCGGGTGGTGGCGGCGGCGGCCCTCGAGCGGGGCGCGCCCGAGGTGGCCCGCCTGAGCGTCGTCATCGATCCCGAGTACCGCGGGCGGCGCCTCGGCACCTGGCTCGTGCTCGACGCCGTTCATCTCGCCGCCGCTCTCGGCGTCGAGCGCCTCGAGGCCACGTTGCATCCTGAGGACACCGCTTACCTCGCTGCGCTCGAGCGCCTCGACTTCGCCGTCGATCCGGCGCGCAGATCGCCGTCGGGCGCCGTGCTGGTGAAGCGCCTGCACCGCGGGTGGACGGATTTCTGA
- a CDS encoding sodium:calcium antiporter has product MRGLIWIGAALAPPIAWFVVHLGHLATTPLEVVLWSGGGIFGAAFLLSWASEVAQLDITRALALAFLALIAVLPEYAVDVYFAWRAGQDPTYTAYATANMTGGNRLLIGVGWATSVLALWLRYRHREVRLPRAQAVEVNWLALATLYSFVIPAKGTLSLFDTAVLFLMFAGYVRAAGRTHHEEPELEGPAELLARLAPARRRGVVLALALIAGAAIVTAAEPFAESLIATGRQFGIEEFLLVQWLAPLVSESPEFVVAVLFALRGSAAASIGTLISSTVNQWTLLVGALPAAFALSHGGIVPMHLDGRQREEMFLTSAQSVFALVVIANFTFSRLEAAVLFALFVPQLFLTTAAARWTHAGLYLVLAVAVVCLSPTARAGVRQLLPLGRRRSS; this is encoded by the coding sequence ATCCGGGGCCTGATCTGGATCGGCGCGGCGCTCGCGCCGCCGATCGCCTGGTTCGTGGTCCACCTGGGCCATCTCGCCACCACGCCGCTCGAGGTCGTGCTCTGGTCGGGGGGCGGCATCTTCGGCGCCGCCTTCCTGCTCTCCTGGGCCTCGGAGGTGGCGCAGCTCGACATCACCCGCGCGCTCGCGCTCGCGTTCCTGGCGCTCATCGCGGTCCTCCCGGAGTACGCCGTCGACGTCTACTTCGCGTGGCGCGCCGGGCAGGACCCGACCTACACGGCGTACGCGACCGCCAACATGACGGGCGGCAACCGTCTCCTGATCGGCGTCGGCTGGGCGACCAGCGTCCTCGCCCTCTGGCTGCGGTACCGCCATCGCGAGGTGCGCCTGCCTCGCGCGCAGGCGGTGGAGGTCAACTGGCTCGCGCTGGCGACGCTCTACTCCTTCGTGATCCCGGCCAAGGGCACGCTCTCGCTCTTCGACACGGCCGTCCTCTTCCTCATGTTCGCGGGCTACGTGCGCGCCGCCGGCAGGACGCACCACGAGGAACCGGAGCTGGAGGGGCCGGCGGAGCTGCTCGCGCGCCTCGCGCCCGCCCGGCGCCGGGGTGTGGTCCTGGCCCTCGCGCTGATCGCCGGCGCCGCCATCGTGACCGCCGCGGAGCCGTTCGCGGAGAGCCTGATCGCGACCGGGCGCCAGTTCGGCATCGAGGAGTTCCTGCTCGTTCAGTGGCTGGCACCGCTCGTCTCCGAGTCGCCGGAGTTCGTGGTGGCGGTGCTGTTCGCGCTGCGCGGCTCGGCCGCGGCCAGCATCGGGACGCTCATCTCCTCGACCGTGAACCAGTGGACGTTGCTCGTGGGCGCGCTCCCGGCGGCCTTTGCGCTCTCGCACGGCGGCATCGTCCCCATGCACCTGGACGGGCGGCAGCGCGAGGAGATGTTCCTCACCTCGGCGCAGTCGGTGTTCGCGCTGGTGGTGATCGCGAACTTCACCTTCTCGCGCCTGGAGGCGGCGGTGCTGTTCGCGCTCTTCGTGCCGCAGCTCTTCCTGACCACGGCGGCGGCGCGCTGGACGCACGCCGGTCTCTACCTCGTTCTGGCCGTCGCCGTCGTGTGCCTGAGCCCGACGGCGCGCGCAGGGGTCCGGCAGCTCCTGCCGCTCGGGCGACGGCGCTCGTCGTAG
- a CDS encoding SCO family protein has product MAVRRHRLIAAALLALVGAAAAGDPRLGAVDPAAARYTYAVGAFAPEYTPPAPGSYSLPPINTVTDHPLLDADGRSTTLFAVTHGRLAVVAFVYTTCIEATGCPLSLAVLDRVDRAVAADAELARRATLVTISFDPERDTPGRMAVVRSFHAPRSDWRFTTTRSEEDLRPLLADFDQPVAKLRFDDGTWTGLFRHVLKVFLLDGRGRVRNVYSVGLLDSALVLNDLRTLLLESDTR; this is encoded by the coding sequence ATCGCCGTGCGGCGGCATCGTCTCATCGCGGCCGCCCTGCTCGCGCTCGTCGGAGCGGCGGCGGCCGGCGATCCGCGTCTCGGCGCGGTCGATCCCGCGGCGGCCCGCTACACCTACGCGGTCGGCGCCTTCGCCCCCGAGTACACGCCGCCCGCGCCCGGTTCCTACTCGCTGCCCCCCATCAACACGGTGACGGACCACCCGCTCCTCGACGCGGACGGGCGGTCCACGACCCTCTTCGCCGTGACGCACGGCCGGCTCGCGGTCGTCGCCTTCGTCTACACGACCTGCATCGAGGCGACGGGCTGTCCGCTGAGCCTCGCCGTCCTCGATCGGGTCGACCGCGCCGTCGCCGCCGACGCGGAGCTCGCGCGACGTGCCACGCTCGTCACGATCAGCTTCGATCCCGAGCGCGACACGCCCGGGCGCATGGCGGTCGTACGCTCGTTCCACGCGCCGCGGAGCGACTGGCGCTTCACGACGACCCGGAGCGAAGAGGACCTGCGGCCGCTGCTCGCCGACTTCGATCAGCCGGTGGCGAAGCTCCGCTTCGACGACGGCACGTGGACCGGCCTCTTCCGCCACGTGCTCAAGGTCTTCCTGCTCGACGGGCGTGGCCGGGTCCGGAACGTGTACAGCGTCGGGCTCCTCGACTCGGCGCTGGTGCTGAACGACCTCCGCACACTGCTCCTCGAGTCGGACACTCGCTAA
- a CDS encoding selenium-binding protein yields the protein MGAALAALLLSPVRVRGDETCMSPYMPKITGQEDYVYVLTLGIDGVGDGSDKLVTIGGNPADPARYGKVISTVSVGGRHEAHHGGFGEDRRHLWAGGLDDSMIWVFDVAGDPAHPKLVRTIDSFAKESGGVIGPHTFFALPGRMLITGLSNDKERGGRTGLVEYNNDGKFIQTLWLPEHAEYGYDARVQPRLNRMLTSSFTGWNNYMTEFGKVVADPEAMKHFGSTMVVWDFHARKPIQTLAVPGAPLEIRWALQPRHNYAFTTTALTSKIWLVEQQDDGAFKATAVADIADPKQTPLPVDVSLSADDRFLFVDTFMDGSCRVYDVSDPHHPRLVHTQRIGSQVNMVSETWDGKRVYFTSSLLSNWDKKGKDGEQFLKAYGWDGKRLTPLFAVDFLKEGLGRPHIMLFGQERFYKNQIYAGDAARGAGLR from the coding sequence ATGGGCGCAGCGCTGGCCGCGCTGCTGCTGAGTCCGGTCCGCGTCCGCGGCGACGAGACCTGCATGTCGCCGTACATGCCGAAGATCACCGGGCAGGAGGACTACGTCTACGTCCTGACCCTCGGCATCGACGGCGTGGGCGACGGGTCCGACAAGCTGGTCACGATCGGCGGCAACCCGGCCGACCCGGCCCGCTACGGGAAGGTGATCTCCACGGTGTCGGTCGGCGGCCGGCACGAGGCGCATCACGGCGGCTTCGGCGAGGACCGCCGCCACCTCTGGGCCGGCGGCCTCGACGACAGCATGATCTGGGTCTTCGACGTGGCCGGCGATCCCGCGCACCCGAAGCTCGTCCGCACGATCGACTCCTTCGCGAAGGAGAGTGGCGGCGTGATCGGCCCGCACACCTTCTTCGCGCTGCCCGGCCGGATGCTGATCACCGGCCTCTCCAACGACAAGGAGCGCGGCGGGAGGACGGGGCTCGTCGAGTACAACAACGACGGCAAGTTCATCCAGACGCTCTGGCTGCCCGAGCACGCAGAGTACGGCTACGACGCCCGCGTGCAGCCCCGGCTCAACCGCATGCTCACCTCGTCCTTCACCGGCTGGAACAACTACATGACCGAATTCGGCAAGGTCGTGGCCGACCCGGAGGCGATGAAGCACTTCGGCAGCACCATGGTCGTCTGGGACTTCCACGCCCGGAAGCCCATCCAGACGCTCGCCGTCCCCGGCGCGCCGCTCGAGATCCGCTGGGCTCTCCAGCCGCGCCACAACTACGCCTTCACCACGACCGCGCTCACCTCCAAGATCTGGCTCGTCGAGCAGCAGGACGACGGCGCGTTCAAGGCGACCGCGGTCGCGGACATCGCCGACCCCAAGCAGACGCCGCTCCCGGTCGACGTGAGCCTCTCCGCCGACGACCGCTTCCTCTTCGTCGATACCTTCATGGACGGGTCGTGCCGCGTCTACGACGTGAGCGACCCGCACCACCCGCGCCTCGTGCACACGCAGCGGATCGGCTCCCAGGTGAACATGGTGTCCGAGACCTGGGACGGGAAGCGCGTCTACTTCACGTCCTCGCTGCTCAGCAACTGGGACAAGAAGGGCAAGGACGGCGAGCAGTTCCTCAAGGCGTACGGCTGGGACGGCAAGCGCCTGACGCCGCTCTTCGCCGTGGACTTCCTGAAGGAGGGGCTCGGCCGCCCCCACATCATGCTCTTCGGGCAGGAGCGCTTCTACAAGAACCAGATCTACGCCGGCGACGCGGCGCGCGGAGCCGGTCTCCGCTGA
- a CDS encoding CoA transferase, whose product MADRAPLAGIRVADFTWVWAGPFCTLQLAHLGAEVIRVETATRPCVTRLLPPFADFEPSPDRSGYFNQYNQGKKSIVLDLKRPEAIEAAKRLCAASDVVVENYAAGVMERMGLGWDVLRALRADLVMIALSGYGATGPDADKVSYGPAQVPLSGMSSVTGYHGFPPMHVGISYGDPTGGLHGAVAVLAALVHRARTGQGQYIDLSQWETSMAVLAEAITAWTMNGAAPERDGNRDPHMAPHGVFRAAGEDRWVALAVEDDAAWARFAAAVGCPELASDPRYATAAARKRHEDALEEIVTAWTRARSPEEATATLQGAGVAAFTAATNRDLAEDPHLAARGFFVELPHPVVGTRKHVGVPWRMSESDCRVRRVAPCLGADTDQVLRDVCGYSEAEIARLRAAQALV is encoded by the coding sequence ATGGCGGACCGCGCGCCGCTCGCGGGTATCCGCGTCGCCGACTTCACCTGGGTGTGGGCGGGCCCCTTCTGCACGCTCCAGCTCGCGCACCTCGGCGCCGAGGTCATCCGCGTCGAGACCGCGACCCGCCCGTGCGTGACGCGCCTCCTGCCGCCCTTCGCCGACTTCGAGCCCAGCCCGGACCGCAGCGGCTACTTCAACCAGTACAACCAGGGGAAGAAGAGCATCGTGCTCGACCTGAAGCGGCCCGAGGCGATCGAGGCCGCCAAGCGCCTGTGCGCCGCGAGCGACGTCGTGGTCGAGAACTACGCCGCAGGGGTGATGGAGCGCATGGGCCTCGGCTGGGACGTGCTCCGCGCACTCCGCGCCGATCTCGTCATGATCGCGCTCTCCGGCTACGGCGCGACCGGCCCCGACGCCGACAAGGTGTCGTACGGGCCCGCGCAGGTGCCCCTCTCGGGGATGTCCTCGGTGACCGGCTACCACGGCTTCCCGCCCATGCACGTCGGCATCTCGTACGGCGATCCGACCGGCGGGCTGCACGGCGCGGTGGCGGTGCTGGCGGCGCTCGTCCACCGAGCGCGCACCGGCCAGGGCCAGTACATCGACCTCTCGCAGTGGGAGACCTCGATGGCCGTGCTCGCCGAGGCGATCACCGCCTGGACGATGAACGGCGCCGCGCCCGAGCGCGACGGCAACCGGGACCCGCACATGGCGCCGCACGGGGTCTTCCGCGCCGCCGGCGAGGACCGCTGGGTCGCACTCGCCGTCGAGGACGACGCGGCCTGGGCCCGCTTCGCGGCGGCGGTCGGTTGTCCCGAGCTGGCGAGCGACCCGCGCTACGCCACCGCCGCCGCACGCAAGCGCCACGAGGACGCGCTGGAGGAGATCGTGACCGCCTGGACCCGCGCGCGCTCTCCCGAGGAGGCGACCGCGACCCTCCAGGGCGCCGGCGTCGCGGCCTTCACCGCCGCCACCAACCGCGACCTCGCGGAGGATCCGCACCTCGCCGCGCGCGGCTTCTTCGTCGAGCTGCCCCACCCGGTCGTCGGCACCCGCAAGCACGTCGGCGTCCCATGGCGGATGTCGGAGAGCGACTGCCGGGTGCGCCGGGTGGCGCCCTGCCTCGGTGCCGACACCGACCAGGTCCTGCGCGACGTGTGCGGCTACAGCGAGGCGGAGATCGCCCGCCTGCGCGCCGCACAGGCGCTCGTGTAG